Proteins from a genomic interval of Acomys russatus chromosome 19, mAcoRus1.1, whole genome shotgun sequence:
- the Pan3 gene encoding PAN2-PAN3 deadenylation complex subunit PAN3 isoform X6, translating into MLQFMKLTESTKGWIVWAALDSSMRGMSLSAGSSPLHSPKITPHTSPAPRRRSHTPNPASFMVPPSASTPASNPVPQTPSSGQVIQKETVGGTTYFYTDTTPAPLTGMVFPNYHIYPPTAPHVAYMQPKANAPSFFMADELRQELINRHLITMAQIDQADMPAVPTEVDSYHSLFPLEPLPPPNRIQKSSNFGYITSCYKAVNSKDDLPYCLRRIHGFRLVNTKCMVLVDMWKKIQHSNIVTLREVFTTKAFAEPSLVFAYDFHAGGETVMSRHFNDPNADAYFTKRKWGQHDGPLPRQHAGLLPESLIWAYIVQLSSALRTIHTAGLACRVMDPTKILITGKTRLRVNCVGVFDVLTFDNSQNNNPLALMAQYQQADLMSLGKVVLALACNSVAGIQRENLQKAMELVTINYSSDLKNLILYLLTDQNRMRSVNDIMPMIGARFYTQLDAAQMRNDVIEEDLAKEVQNGRLFRLLAKLGTINERPEFQKDPTWSETGDRYLLKLFRDHLFHQVTEAGAPWIDLSHIISCLNKLDAGVPEKISLISRDEKSVLVVTYSDLKRCFENTFQELIAAANGQL; encoded by the exons GAATGTCACTGTCTGCTGGATCTTCCCCTCTCCATTCCCCCAAAATTACTCCACACACCTCTCCTGCTCCTAGAAGAAGAAGCCACACTCCAAACCCAGCGAGTTTCATGGTGCCGCCTAGTGCCTCCACTCCTGCCAGTAACCCTGTTCCTCAGACGCCGTCCTCTGGTCAGGTGATCCAGAAGGAGACTGTTGGGGGGACGACTTACTTCTATACAGATACAACTCCAGCACCTTTGACTGGAATG GTATTTCCAAACTATCATATTTATCCTCCAACTGCACCTCATGTTGCTTACATGCAACCAAAAGCAAACGCACCTTCCTTCTTCATGGCTGACGAGCTCCGACAG GAGCTGATCAACAGACATTTAATAACAATGGCTCAAATTGATCAAGCAGATATGCCAG CAGTCCCTACAGAAGTTGACAGCTATCATAGCCTGTTCCCCCTAGAACCACTGCCACCCCCCAACCGGATACAGAAGTCAAGTAATTTTGGGTATATCACATCTTGCTACAAAGCTGTAAATAGCAAAGATGACCTGCCATATTGCCTTCGGAGGATACACG GTTTTCGTCTTGTTAACACAAAGTGCATGGTGTTGGTTGATATGTGGAAAAAAATCCAGCACTCAAATATTGTAACCCTGCGGGAAGTGTTTACCACTAAAGCATTTGCCGAGCCCT CCCTTGTGTTCGCATATGACTTCCACGCTGGAGGAGAGACTGTGATGAGCAGGCACTTTAATGACCCTAATGCGGACGCCTActtcaccaagaggaagtggg GCCAACACGACGGACCACTGCCCAGACAGCACGCTGGGTTGTTACCAGAGTCTCTCATTTGGGCATATATTGTCCAGCTGAGCTCTGCCCTGCGCACCATTCACACAGCAGGCTTGGCATGTAGAGTAATGGATCCAACGAAGATTCTCATAACTGGCAAAACGAG GTTACGAGTAAATTGTGTAGGAGTTTTTGATGTTTTAACATTTGATAACAGTCAAAACAATAATCCTTTGGCATTGATGGCTCAGTACCAG CAAGCAGACCTGATGTCACTAGGAAAAGTTGTGCTGGCTTTGGCTTGCAATTCCGTGGCAGGGATCCAGCGAGAGAATTTGCAGAAAGCCATGGAATTGGTGACAATCAACTACTCCTCTGACCTGAAGAACCTCATCTT GTACTTGTTGACTGACCAAAACAGGATGCGGAGCGTGAATGACATCATGCCCATGATTGGTGCTCGGTTCTATACTCAATTGGATGCTGCTCAAATGAGGAATGATGTCATCGAGGAAGACCTTGCTAAG gAGGTTCAAAATGGAAGACTGTTTAGGCTTCTAGCAAAATTGGGAACAATCAACGAGAGGCCGGA GTTTCAGAAGGATCCAACGTGGTCAGAGACTGGAGACCGTTACCTGTTGAAGCTCTTTAGGGATCATCTTTTTCACCAGGTGACAGAAGCAGGTGCTCCCTGGATTGACCTCAGTCACATCATTTCTTGTCTTAACAAG CTAGATGCTGGTGTGCCAGAGAAAATAAGCCTGATTTCCAGGGATGAGAAGAGCGTGCTGGTGGTGACGTACAGCGACCTCAAACGCTGCTTTGAAAATACCTTTCAAGAACTGATTGCAGCTGCAAATGGTCAGTTGTAG